A stretch of Triticum aestivum cultivar Chinese Spring chromosome 1D, IWGSC CS RefSeq v2.1, whole genome shotgun sequence DNA encodes these proteins:
- the LOC123183050 gene encoding putative disease resistance protein RGA1 isoform X6 produces the protein MSGFGEIIASAVGKQIASKLGELVTEEATLQWRFREDVDVMVDKMQDLEAVWRDADDKLRRRGGDGEAVRRWLTKFKSVAYDVEDVLDDLEATELLKKSQPKLKLFFSWNNQILQRVTMPHKLKNLRGEIEKIGKEGHDLNLVRNQERAEGSRNNETFVGSSDEGLKSGVVGRDMEKDKIIRLLLNYDANAREDISIVPIVGLGGLGKSTLAESVFVLDKMANNFEVRAWVHVSKEFDLGKIGRAILKSINSSINLDNCSLQVLQENLKKELAGRRYLIVLDDLWEEDGDKLERLKQMLQHGCKGSRVIVTTRNQSVVNKMNTGVLANQRKICPVPNSDQINLCVLSTDDCWEVMKQTTFGPDDDKSNLEEIGRKIAEKCGGVPLVAIALGQVMSEVRTVEAWQKIRDTNIDLGHRDHKDTLERLMLSYYYMKLEFKMCFAYLAAFPKGFVIGSDRLIQQWKALGYIHGGDEGKRCINYLMGMSFLQISKSSAIRSSPVHANAPRELTMHDLVHDLATIILGHECLVLNATEPRSRKKAKRRYCRHAQLINYQNQYKVFNDLPGNIRSLHVRHSEKQLLPQKAFSRTKYIRVLDLSGSLVVGQSTPRKKLLPSSTIQLKLLRYLDASTLPITSLPKSFHTLQNMETLILSNCSLATLSNSICSLSKLSYLDLAGNARLSKLPDKFNLLRKLIFLNMSSCSKLTKLPDKFSLECLEHLSLSGCHELKNLPQDFGNLQNLRFLNLSDCYKISVLPESFCLLNHLKDLNLSDCRALILLPECFGDLSELESLNLTSCPRLARLPESVCKMTNLKCLNLSYCLGILELPSSVGDLNLQILDISAGALRHLPDSISEMASLTQFVVTSGHPRVFGEAQEIKKRLKLPGRTVHRVCQRPSGSNSIVELAHVNCRELLIGSLQCVEKLKDAETVKLRHKSCVRQLALHWNKRYMNASLKRKMIANECSAESILERLIPARNLEQFMIQGYTSKGFPNWMSHISSHLPSVTYLSLFDLGACDNLPPFGQLPNLRSLYLQKIPNVTKIGKEFYGEGGTCTKLRLLQLKSMDNLVEWWTTLSGKEDGEFLIPNLHNLELKDCPKLKFLPYPPRSMFWFLDNSNEALVGPRLGFWELSSSSLPCRMGIKNCLFQPGKWRRLEQFPTLEEFSLTSCLGLRALRDVIRCFTSLKKLSLMSLEDLEILPDWLRHLTSLQVLVIKDCRNLRILPASMGNLTALRVLMLLECKGLDTLPQWLGQLSSLRELHIRDCPNITCFPDSIQNLTALEELYLSGSSLLVRRSRRENAYKVSHIRKVIFEPEEEPNEEQGQEESQEAWMDRLLKIDGENPWRRREEREELEEASMDRLSKRYQKGPSRHREEREELEEASMGRLSKRYQKGPSRHREEREELEEASMDRVSKRYQKGRSRHKEEREELESQMSNSDSEHLSHYGQEDSENEDDEQEDW, from the exons ATGAGCGGGTTCGGGGAGATAATCGCGAGTGCCGTGGGGAAGCAAATCGCGAGCAAGCTCGGTGAACTcgtcacggaggaggccacccTGCAGTGGAGGTTCAGAGAAGATGTTGATGTCATGGTGGACAAGATGCAAGATCTGGAGGCCGTTTGGCGTGATGCGGATGATAAGCTGCGCCGACGAGGAGGAGACGGAGAAGCTGTTCGGCGATGGCTCACAAAATTCAAGTCCGTCGCCTACGACGTAGAGGACGTGCTGGATGATCTGGAGGCTACCGAGCTCTTAAAGAAGAGCCAGCCAAAG TTGAAGCTGTTCTTTTCCTGGAACAATCAAATTCTCCAGCGGGTCACCATGCCTCACAAGCTGAAGAACCTGAGGGGGGAAATAGAAAAAATAGGAAAGGAGGGCCATGATCTCAATCTTGTCAGAAATCAAGAACGGGCAGAAGGGAGCAGAAACAATGAAACTTTTGTAGGCAGCAGTGATGAAGGCTTGAAATCCGGAGTGGTGGGGAGGGATATGGAAAAGGACAAAATAATCAGGCTGCTACTAAACTATGACGCTAACGCTAGAGAGGATATATCTATCGTCCCGATTGTCGGGCTTGGTGGTCTAGGGAAGTCAACATTGGCCGAATCAGTCTTTGTGCTAGACAAGATGGCCAACAACTTCGAAGTCCGAGCCTGGGTTCATGTGTCTAAGGAGTTTGATTTGGGCAAAATTGGGAGAGCCATCCTCAAAAGCATAAATAGCAGTATCAACCTTGACAATTGTAGTTTGCAGGTTTTACAGGAAAATCTCAAAAAGGAACTTGCTGGTAGAAGGTACTTGATTGTTTTGGATGATCTTTGGGAAGAGGATGGGGATAAGCTGGAAAGGCTGAAGCAGATGTTACAACATGGCTGCAAGGGTAGCAGAGTTATTGTAACTACGCGTAACCAAAGCGTAGTTAATAAAATGAACACCGGTGTTCTTGCAAACCAAAGAAAAATTTGCCCTGTTCCCAACTCTGatcaaatcaacttgtgtgttttgtCAACTGATGACTGCTGGGAAGTAATGAAGCAAACAACATTTGGGCCTGATGATGACAAAAGTAACTTGGAAGAAATTGGGAGGAAAATTGCAGAGAAGTGTGGGGGTGTGCCACTCGTGGCAATTGCCCTTGGGCAAGTAATGTCCGAGGTAAGGACTGTCGAGGCATGGCAAAAAATAAGGGATACGAACATTGATTTGGGTCACAGAGATCACAAGGACACATTGGAACGCCTCATGCTAAGCTATTACTACATGAAGCTGGAATTCAAAATGTGCTTCGCATATTTGGCGGCCTTTCCCAAGGGCTTCGTTATAGGCAGTGATCGTTTAATTCAGCAATGGAAGGCTCTTGGATACATTCATGGAGGGGACGAGGGTAAAAGGTGCATTAACTACCTTATGGGGATGTCCTTTCTTCAAATTTCAAAATCTTCCGCG ATTAGGTCAAGTCCAGTGCATGCCAATGCTCCTCGAGAGCTCACCATGCATGATTTGGTGCATGATCTTGCAACGATAATTTTGGGACATGAATGCCTTGTTCTAAATGCTACCGAACCGAGGAGTAGGAAGAAAGCAAAACGTCGTTATTGCCGACATGCACAGTTGATCAACTACCAGAATCAGTATAAGGTTTTCAATGATCTGCCAGGCAACATCAGATCCTTGCATGTAAGACATTCAGAGAAACAGCTGCTCCCGCAAAAGGCATTTTCTAGAACCAAGTATATACGGGTCTTGGACCTAAGTGGATCTTTAGTTGTGGGGCAATCAACTCCGAGAAAAAAACTTTTGCCATCTTCCACTATTCAGTTAAAGCTACTTAGGTACCTCGATGCCTCTACCTTGCCTATTACATCACTTCCTAAGTCATTCCATACACTTCAAAATATGGAAACTCTAATTCTGTCCAATTGCTCACTTGCAACCTTGTCTAACAGTATCTGTAGCCTCAGCAAACTTAGCTATTTGGATCTAGCTGGCAATGCAAGGCTTAGTAAGCTTCCTGACAAATTTAATCTTCTTAGGAAACTCATATTCCTAAACATGTCAAGTTGTTCCAAGCTAACCAAACTTCCTGACAAATTTAGCCTGGAGTGTTTAGAACATTTAAGTCTATCAGGTTGTCATGAGTTAAAAAACCTTCCACAAGATTTCGGCAATCTTCAAAATCTTAGGTTCTTGAACCTTTCTGATTGCTACAAGATTTCAGTTCTACCAGAATCATTTTGCCTATTGAACCATTTGAAAGACCTAAACCTTTCAGATTGTCGTGCCCTTATATTACTCCCTGAATGTTTTGGTGACCTTTCAGAGCTTGAATCTTTGAACCTAACAAGTTGTCCCAGGCTAGCACGGTTGCCCGAGTCAGTCTGCAAGATGACTAATCTGAAGTGTCTCAATTTGTCATATTGTTTAGGGATCCTAGAGCTCCCCTCCTCAGTAGGTGATCTTAATCTCCAAATATTGGACATTTCTGCTGGTGCTCTCCGTCACTTGCCAGATAGCATCAGTGAAATGGCTAGTCTCACACAATTTGTGGTCACGTCAGGGCATCCTAGGGTGTTTGGAGAGGCACAGGAAATAAAGAAGCGCCTAAAATTGCCAGGCCGCACGGTACATAGAGTATGCCAGAGACCTTCAGGGAGCAACAGTATAGTGGAGCTTGCACATGTGAATTGCCGTGAGCTGTTAATTGGATCTCTTCAGTGTGTGGAGAAACTGAAAGACGCAGAGACAGTCAAGCTGCGTCATAAATCATGTGTTCGGCAGCTAGCTCTCCACTGGAACAAGAGGTATATGAATGCTTCCCTCAAGCGGAAAATGATTGCTAATGAATGCTCGGCTGAATCTATTCTGGAGAGGCTCATACCAGCTCGAAATCTTGAACAGTTTATGATACAAGGGTATACGAGCAAGGGTTTCCCTAACTGGATGTCGCACATATCCTCCCACCTCCCTTCTGTTACCTATCTGAGTCTTTTCGATTTAGGTGCATGTGATAATCTTCCTCCGTTTGGGCAGCTACCAAATTTAAGAAGTCTATATCTGCAGAAAATCCCCAACGTCACGAAAATTGGCAAGGAATTTTATGGAGAGGGTGGAACTTGTACGAAATTAAGATTGCTGCAGTTGAAGTCGATGGACAATTTGGTCGAATGGTGGACAACATTGTCAGGCAAAGAAGATGGAGAATTTCTAATCCCTAATTTGCATAATCTAGAGTTGAAGGACTGCCCAAAGTTAAAGTTCCTACCATATCCTCCAAGAAGTATGTTTTGGTTCTTGGACAATAGCAACGAGGCTTTGGTAGGACCAAGACTAGGATTTTGGGAACTCTCATCTTCCTCTCTTCCTTGTCGCATGGGTATAAAAAACTGCCTCTTTCAACCAGGCAAGTGGCGTAGACTAGAGCAATTCCCCACTCTTGAAGAATTCTCATTGACCTCCTGCCTCGGCTTGAGGGCCTTGCGAGATGTCATTCGCTGCTTCACCTCTCTCAAAAAGCTAAGTTTGATGTCATTGGAGGACCTGGAGATACTGCCGGATTGGTTGAGACATCTCACTTCTCTACAAGTCTTGGTCATAAAAGATTGTCGCAATTTAAGAATATTGCCTGCAAGTATGGGAAACCTCACTGCTCTGAGAGTACTAATGCTTCTCGAGTGCAAAGGACTAGATACATTGCCGCAATGGCTAGGACAGCTCAGTTCCCTACGAGAACTTCACATCAGAGACTGTCCCAACATCACATGTTTTCCTGACAGCATACAAAACCTTACTGCCTTGGAGGAACTGTATCTTTCTGGTTCTTCTCTTCTGGTCCGTAGGTCCCGCAGAGAGAATGCATATAAGGTTTCTCACATCCGTAAAGTAATATTTGAACCAGAAGAAGAACCAAATGAAGAACAAGGACAAGAAGAATCACAG GAAGCATGGATGGATAGGCTATTGAAAATAGATGGAGAAAACCCATGGAGACGTAGAGAGGAACGAGAAGAACTAGAG
- the LOC123183050 gene encoding putative disease resistance protein RGA1 isoform X8 translates to MSGFGEIIASAVGKQIASKLGELVTEEATLQWRFREDVDVMVDKMQDLEAVWRDADDKLRRRGGDGEAVRRWLTKFKSVAYDVEDVLDDLEATELLKKSQPKLKLFFSWNNQILQRVTMPHKLKNLRGEIEKIGKEGHDLNLVRNQERAEGSRNNETFVGSSDEGLKSGVVGRDMEKDKIIRLLLNYDANAREDISIVPIVGLGGLGKSTLAESVFVLDKMANNFEVRAWVHVSKEFDLGKIGRAILKSINSSINLDNCSLQVLQENLKKELAGRRYLIVLDDLWEEDGDKLERLKQMLQHGCKGSRVIVTTRNQSVVNKMNTGVLANQRKICPVPNSDQINLCVLSTDDCWEVMKQTTFGPDDDKSNLEEIGRKIAEKCGGVPLVAIALGQVMSEVRTVEAWQKIRDTNIDLGHRDHKDTLERLMLSYYYMKLEFKMCFAYLAAFPKGFVIGSDRLIQQWKALGYIHGGDEGKRCINYLMGMSFLQISKSSAIRSSPVHANAPRELTMHDLVHDLATIILGHECLVLNATEPRSRKKAKRRYCRHAQLINYQNQYKVFNDLPGNIRSLHVRHSEKQLLPQKAFSRTKYIRVLDLSGSLVVGQSTPRKKLLPSSTIQLKLLRYLDASTLPITSLPKSFHTLQNMETLILSNCSLATLSNSICSLSKLSYLDLAGNARLSKLPDKFNLLRKLIFLNMSSCSKLTKLPDKFSLECLEHLSLSGCHELKNLPQDFGNLQNLRFLNLSDCYKISVLPESFCLLNHLKDLNLSDCRALILLPECFGDLSELESLNLTSCPRLARLPESVCKMTNLKCLNLSYCLGILELPSSVGDLNLQILDISAGALRHLPDSISEMASLTQFVVTSGHPRVFGEAQEIKKRLKLPGRTVHRVCQRPSGSNSIVELAHVNCRELLIGSLQCVEKLKDAETVKLRHKSCVRQLALHWNKRYMNASLKRKMIANECSAESILERLIPARNLEQFMIQGYTSKGFPNWMSHISSHLPSVTYLSLFDLGACDNLPPFGQLPNLRSLYLQKIPNVTKIGKEFYGEGGTCTKLRLLQLKSMDNLVEWWTTLSGKEDGEFLIPNLHNLELKDCPKLKFLPYPPRSMFWFLDNSNEALVGPRLGFWELSSSSLPCRMGIKNCLFQPGKWRRLEQFPTLEEFSLTSCLGLRALRDVIRCFTSLKKLSLMSLEDLEILPDWLRHLTSLQVLVIKDCRNLRILPASMGNLTALRVLMLLECKGLDTLPQWLGQLSSLRELHIRDCPNITCFPDSIQNLTALEELYLSGSSLLVRRSRRENAYKVSHIRKVIFEPEEEPNEEQGQEESQEAWMDRLLKIDGENPWRRREEREELEEASMDRLSKRYQKGPSRHREEREELEEASMDRVSKRYQKGRSRHKEEREELESQMSNSDSEHLSHYGQEDSENEDDEQEDW, encoded by the exons ATGAGCGGGTTCGGGGAGATAATCGCGAGTGCCGTGGGGAAGCAAATCGCGAGCAAGCTCGGTGAACTcgtcacggaggaggccacccTGCAGTGGAGGTTCAGAGAAGATGTTGATGTCATGGTGGACAAGATGCAAGATCTGGAGGCCGTTTGGCGTGATGCGGATGATAAGCTGCGCCGACGAGGAGGAGACGGAGAAGCTGTTCGGCGATGGCTCACAAAATTCAAGTCCGTCGCCTACGACGTAGAGGACGTGCTGGATGATCTGGAGGCTACCGAGCTCTTAAAGAAGAGCCAGCCAAAG TTGAAGCTGTTCTTTTCCTGGAACAATCAAATTCTCCAGCGGGTCACCATGCCTCACAAGCTGAAGAACCTGAGGGGGGAAATAGAAAAAATAGGAAAGGAGGGCCATGATCTCAATCTTGTCAGAAATCAAGAACGGGCAGAAGGGAGCAGAAACAATGAAACTTTTGTAGGCAGCAGTGATGAAGGCTTGAAATCCGGAGTGGTGGGGAGGGATATGGAAAAGGACAAAATAATCAGGCTGCTACTAAACTATGACGCTAACGCTAGAGAGGATATATCTATCGTCCCGATTGTCGGGCTTGGTGGTCTAGGGAAGTCAACATTGGCCGAATCAGTCTTTGTGCTAGACAAGATGGCCAACAACTTCGAAGTCCGAGCCTGGGTTCATGTGTCTAAGGAGTTTGATTTGGGCAAAATTGGGAGAGCCATCCTCAAAAGCATAAATAGCAGTATCAACCTTGACAATTGTAGTTTGCAGGTTTTACAGGAAAATCTCAAAAAGGAACTTGCTGGTAGAAGGTACTTGATTGTTTTGGATGATCTTTGGGAAGAGGATGGGGATAAGCTGGAAAGGCTGAAGCAGATGTTACAACATGGCTGCAAGGGTAGCAGAGTTATTGTAACTACGCGTAACCAAAGCGTAGTTAATAAAATGAACACCGGTGTTCTTGCAAACCAAAGAAAAATTTGCCCTGTTCCCAACTCTGatcaaatcaacttgtgtgttttgtCAACTGATGACTGCTGGGAAGTAATGAAGCAAACAACATTTGGGCCTGATGATGACAAAAGTAACTTGGAAGAAATTGGGAGGAAAATTGCAGAGAAGTGTGGGGGTGTGCCACTCGTGGCAATTGCCCTTGGGCAAGTAATGTCCGAGGTAAGGACTGTCGAGGCATGGCAAAAAATAAGGGATACGAACATTGATTTGGGTCACAGAGATCACAAGGACACATTGGAACGCCTCATGCTAAGCTATTACTACATGAAGCTGGAATTCAAAATGTGCTTCGCATATTTGGCGGCCTTTCCCAAGGGCTTCGTTATAGGCAGTGATCGTTTAATTCAGCAATGGAAGGCTCTTGGATACATTCATGGAGGGGACGAGGGTAAAAGGTGCATTAACTACCTTATGGGGATGTCCTTTCTTCAAATTTCAAAATCTTCCGCG ATTAGGTCAAGTCCAGTGCATGCCAATGCTCCTCGAGAGCTCACCATGCATGATTTGGTGCATGATCTTGCAACGATAATTTTGGGACATGAATGCCTTGTTCTAAATGCTACCGAACCGAGGAGTAGGAAGAAAGCAAAACGTCGTTATTGCCGACATGCACAGTTGATCAACTACCAGAATCAGTATAAGGTTTTCAATGATCTGCCAGGCAACATCAGATCCTTGCATGTAAGACATTCAGAGAAACAGCTGCTCCCGCAAAAGGCATTTTCTAGAACCAAGTATATACGGGTCTTGGACCTAAGTGGATCTTTAGTTGTGGGGCAATCAACTCCGAGAAAAAAACTTTTGCCATCTTCCACTATTCAGTTAAAGCTACTTAGGTACCTCGATGCCTCTACCTTGCCTATTACATCACTTCCTAAGTCATTCCATACACTTCAAAATATGGAAACTCTAATTCTGTCCAATTGCTCACTTGCAACCTTGTCTAACAGTATCTGTAGCCTCAGCAAACTTAGCTATTTGGATCTAGCTGGCAATGCAAGGCTTAGTAAGCTTCCTGACAAATTTAATCTTCTTAGGAAACTCATATTCCTAAACATGTCAAGTTGTTCCAAGCTAACCAAACTTCCTGACAAATTTAGCCTGGAGTGTTTAGAACATTTAAGTCTATCAGGTTGTCATGAGTTAAAAAACCTTCCACAAGATTTCGGCAATCTTCAAAATCTTAGGTTCTTGAACCTTTCTGATTGCTACAAGATTTCAGTTCTACCAGAATCATTTTGCCTATTGAACCATTTGAAAGACCTAAACCTTTCAGATTGTCGTGCCCTTATATTACTCCCTGAATGTTTTGGTGACCTTTCAGAGCTTGAATCTTTGAACCTAACAAGTTGTCCCAGGCTAGCACGGTTGCCCGAGTCAGTCTGCAAGATGACTAATCTGAAGTGTCTCAATTTGTCATATTGTTTAGGGATCCTAGAGCTCCCCTCCTCAGTAGGTGATCTTAATCTCCAAATATTGGACATTTCTGCTGGTGCTCTCCGTCACTTGCCAGATAGCATCAGTGAAATGGCTAGTCTCACACAATTTGTGGTCACGTCAGGGCATCCTAGGGTGTTTGGAGAGGCACAGGAAATAAAGAAGCGCCTAAAATTGCCAGGCCGCACGGTACATAGAGTATGCCAGAGACCTTCAGGGAGCAACAGTATAGTGGAGCTTGCACATGTGAATTGCCGTGAGCTGTTAATTGGATCTCTTCAGTGTGTGGAGAAACTGAAAGACGCAGAGACAGTCAAGCTGCGTCATAAATCATGTGTTCGGCAGCTAGCTCTCCACTGGAACAAGAGGTATATGAATGCTTCCCTCAAGCGGAAAATGATTGCTAATGAATGCTCGGCTGAATCTATTCTGGAGAGGCTCATACCAGCTCGAAATCTTGAACAGTTTATGATACAAGGGTATACGAGCAAGGGTTTCCCTAACTGGATGTCGCACATATCCTCCCACCTCCCTTCTGTTACCTATCTGAGTCTTTTCGATTTAGGTGCATGTGATAATCTTCCTCCGTTTGGGCAGCTACCAAATTTAAGAAGTCTATATCTGCAGAAAATCCCCAACGTCACGAAAATTGGCAAGGAATTTTATGGAGAGGGTGGAACTTGTACGAAATTAAGATTGCTGCAGTTGAAGTCGATGGACAATTTGGTCGAATGGTGGACAACATTGTCAGGCAAAGAAGATGGAGAATTTCTAATCCCTAATTTGCATAATCTAGAGTTGAAGGACTGCCCAAAGTTAAAGTTCCTACCATATCCTCCAAGAAGTATGTTTTGGTTCTTGGACAATAGCAACGAGGCTTTGGTAGGACCAAGACTAGGATTTTGGGAACTCTCATCTTCCTCTCTTCCTTGTCGCATGGGTATAAAAAACTGCCTCTTTCAACCAGGCAAGTGGCGTAGACTAGAGCAATTCCCCACTCTTGAAGAATTCTCATTGACCTCCTGCCTCGGCTTGAGGGCCTTGCGAGATGTCATTCGCTGCTTCACCTCTCTCAAAAAGCTAAGTTTGATGTCATTGGAGGACCTGGAGATACTGCCGGATTGGTTGAGACATCTCACTTCTCTACAAGTCTTGGTCATAAAAGATTGTCGCAATTTAAGAATATTGCCTGCAAGTATGGGAAACCTCACTGCTCTGAGAGTACTAATGCTTCTCGAGTGCAAAGGACTAGATACATTGCCGCAATGGCTAGGACAGCTCAGTTCCCTACGAGAACTTCACATCAGAGACTGTCCCAACATCACATGTTTTCCTGACAGCATACAAAACCTTACTGCCTTGGAGGAACTGTATCTTTCTGGTTCTTCTCTTCTGGTCCGTAGGTCCCGCAGAGAGAATGCATATAAGGTTTCTCACATCCGTAAAGTAATATTTGAACCAGAAGAAGAACCAAATGAAGAACAAGGACAAGAAGAATCACAG GAAGCATGGATGGATAGGCTATTGAAAATAGATGGAGAAAACCCATGGAGACGTAGAGAGGAACGAGAAGAACTAGAG